Genomic segment of Streptosporangium sp. NBC_01755:
CGGCCGGGAGGATCAGGACGCCGGTCGGGGTGACCAGCTCGGGCAGGGTGATCGTCACTGGCCACCGTCCACGGCCGCGGCGAGCTCGGCGGCAGCGGCCTCGCTCAGCCCGTGGTCCAGCTGGGGCCTTGCGCGGAACTGGCGCTTCAGCGGCCCGTACTGCTCGTTGACGAACTCAGGCCGCACCGGGGAACCCTGCTCGCCGACGCGGTCGGGCACCAGCACGGTCCGCCACCCGTCCCCGTTGATCCCTCGGGAGTCCTCGCGGTTGTCGTAGTCGGGGTAGTGGCGGGCGGCGAACCACAGGTCGCCCGTGCGGTCACTCCAGACGTCGCCGGGCTGCGGTTCGCCCTCGGCCGGGACTCGGCGGGTGATCTCGATGCCGTCACCGTCGACCTGGACGCACATCTGCTCGTGGTCGGGCAGCTCGATGTCGAGGTAGCCGTTGACGGAGTGGATGATCACGGCGTTGCGGAGGGTGATGTCGACGGTCTCGCCGACCTGGTACGGGACGTTCATGCCTGCTCCTCGGGGGTGTAGTCGTTCTGCTCAGCGCGGTATTCGGCCTCGGTGGCGTCGTCGAGCTCGGGGCCGCCGCGCACGGTCGGGGCGGTCGGGGGCGGGAGGGCGCGCACCCGCCGCAGCCAGGAGCACACCGTGGCGACGACGGACGGGTCCTGGTTGGCGAGCCAGCCCAGGAGCTCGTCGTCCCAAGCGCCTGCCTCCATGCCGCCCAGCTCGCGCAGCAGGGCGGTGCGGCAGGCGGCGGTCAGGGACTCGCCGGGAGCGGTGCGGATCGCGTTGTACGGCTCGGTCTCGATGGGGCCGGTGGGGACGTTGATCTCAGCCACCGGCCACCGCCAGGGCCGCGCCATCGAGCAGCCGCGTCGCCTCGGCCCACGCCGACCGGGTGGTCTCGCCCGAGCAGTCGTTCGCAGCCATCTCGGCGGCCTCCTGCGGCGTGAGCTCGTGGCGGTGGGCGAGCACGGCGGCGGTCATGATGACGCGCTCGTGCCGCACGTCGTTGAGGGTGCTGAGTGCCGCGGCGAGTGCGGCCAGAACACGGTCCGGCCCGGCGGTGGTGGGCGCGGGCTGCCCGGTGGGCGCGGCCAGGAGGGCGGGCGGAACCACCGGCTCGCCGTCGACCAGCTTGCACACCTCGCGGACCCGCAAACGCATCCACACGTGGACGCCGCGAATCCGACCGTCCACCTTCAGCCAGTGGTTCGGCTTCCCCTCCAGGTCGTCGAAGGTCAGCGTCGGACGCTCGTTCATCGCCGCGATGTAGGCGAGCGCCCCGGCGAGCGGGTCCTGGCCGTAGATGGTGCTGAGGTAGACCGGGACGGGCTGGTCGTTGCCGTAGTACGGCAACCTCGCCTCGGGGTTGGCCTCCAGCAGGTTGGCCATCTCGCGCAGGCCCTTGATGTACTCGGCGCGGTCGCTCATGCCTGGTCTCCGATCTCGGTGGTGGGGGTGGCGGCTGCGGCGCGCATCTGCGCGACCATCTCGACGCGGCTGTAGACGGTGGTCCACCGGTCCAGCGCCTTGGGGTCCTCACCCAGCTCCCGCCGGTGAGCGGACAGCACGTCCAGGGCGTCGACGGCCAGGTGGTAGGCGGCGGACCGGTCACCGGGCAGCACCCGGTCAGCGGCCTCGATGACCACGCGGGTGACGTCCACCGACGTCACCCGGGGCGCCGGGTACGTCGTCTCCAGCAGGTCGGCGGCGGCGGTGAGGACCTGGCGGGCGGCCAGCATCGTGACGGCCTCCAGGGCGGGAGCGCTCACGACTGGCCCCCGTCCTGGGACTCGGCCAGCAGCGCCGTCAGCGGGGCGATGGCCACCTCGGGCCGCACATCGTTGCCGTCGACCACGCCCCACAGCTCCGTGATGGGCAGGTCGCCGTCGTCGGTCGCCGGGTACCAGAGCCACTGGTCCGGCTCGCTGCCGAGCGACGCCGCTCCCAGGCGCTCGGCGACCGCGACCGCGCGGCCCTCGTAGGACACCGGCAGGATCGGCTGCCAGCTGGTGACGTCGCCGTACACCGGCCGCCCGTCGTGGGTGCTGATCTGCTCGCGGTGGCCCACGAGGACGACCCACGCCAGCGGCAGGGTCGAGCCGGGCGGCACGAGTTCCTGCAGCATGGCCAGCGGCAGGCGCACGGTGCTCGGGGGGTCGCTGGCCAAGAGGGGATCGGGCTGGGACATGGGGATCCTTTCGATGCTGGTCATGAGGTGGCGTACCGGCGGCCGGGCCTGGCGCTCAGATCGGGCACAGCTGCGGCCTGGGGGGTCGAGGTCCGGCGGGGAGCGCGCTGAACTCGGGGCGCGGGCGCCGCAACGGGGGCAGGCGGCGGCTCGGCGGGGGCGCCGCCGCGGGCGTGGTGAGCGACGGCGCCGGCGATCTGGGCGTCGGTCCAGCGCAACTTGGCGCCGATGAGCGTGTGCTCCAGGCCCTGAGCGGCCAGGCGGTCGAAGAGGGTCTCGGTGAGTCCCCCGCCGACGCGCTCGGCGGCCTGGGCGGAGGTGTAGAGCCGGTAGACGGGCTCGGTCATCGCTCGTCACCGTCCTGGCCGGGGTAGCCGGGGTGGCTTACGACCGCGACCTCCACCCGGAGGGCACGCGCAATGGCGTTGAGCGTCTCCCAGCTGGCGGGCTTGCGGTCGAGTTCGATGTTGCGGAGGGACTGTTCGTGCAGTCCGACCCGTTCGGCCAGGACCGCGCACGACAGACCGTCCTTGCGGCGCAGGGCCCGGATGGCAGGACCGTGCTGACGGACCGTGTTTGTCTGTGTCACACGAGCAATCTATGACTCAGATTGACTCAGTGCAAGCGTGGCGATGGATTCAGATTGAGTTAACTTGATTGAGTGCGATTCGGTCAGACTCAAATCGCTACGCTGGCCACATCCGTAACGTTGGGGCCGACCTCATATGGAGACATGACCTTGCAGTAGATTGACGAGTCAATCTGAGTCGGGTTTGATCTCTGGGGGAACACCCCGACGAGAGGTGTGGGCGAGTGGCCAGCTATCCGCCTGAGGCGTGGCAACGCCTCGGTGCACTACTGCGCGCCAGGAGGGTTGCACTCAACCCTGTCTTCAGGCACCGCGTGAAGTTCTGCGAGGCCACAGGTCTCGGCGAGCGCCTCGTATTCGACCTAGAGCTGGCGAAGCGTACGAACTTCAGGCCGGAGGTGAAGGTACTCCTGGAGCGCGGCTATCAGCTTGCCCCGGGATCCATCGATCGGACGCTCGCGGCTGGCGGTCACGCTCTTGAGGTCATCGAGGAACAGGGTGAGCTGGGGGTCATGGATGTTCCCGCCGATCCTGGCCTGGTGATGATCCCGGTGTCCCCGGACATGCCGGAGGATCAGCGGGAGGAGCTGCGGCGCTGGGGTATCCAAATGGCGCGCTACCTGGAAGAGCGCAGTCAGGGCGATGTAAAGCCGGAGTAATGTATCCGTAAGGTGATGATGTATTTACCCTACGCATAAATTTCCCATTACGGACACGTTTCTTAGGGTGACGAATCACGCGCGCGGTGCAAGGGTGGCATATCTAACCTGTCACTCAGTTGTACGTACGTAGCACCACCTGCGAAGGGCACCACATGCACCACCTCGTGCAGTACGTCGCCGCCGCCCCTCATCAAATGCACGGCATTCCTGCCGCGATCGTCGTTCAGGAGGCGGTCATCAAATGCATAATAGACCGCTCTAAAATCGATAAAAGGGTGTTCGAAATCCTGGAGAAGGCCGCCAATGAGGTGATCTCCAAGCTCACCCTCCGGACCGTCCCATCCAGGACTCCGTGGGGGCGCGCGAGCCTTCCGCTCGTTGAGCACAGCGATCCTGGCTTACTGATCCCCGCCATCACCCCGAGCGGCATCGTCTGCCCCCTCCCCCGGCAACTTGTCGCCCCCGACCTCGCGCGCGCGCTGGAGACCCTCACCGACGGCACGATGCGCCTCTACCACCCGCCCGACCAATAGGAGGCCTCGGTGCCTTACACCGAGCAAAGAGCCAATGGGACTTGGCGCGTCCGATACAAGAGCCCCGACGGGAAATACCCCTCCGCCAGCCACGATGCCCACGGCAACCCGTTCCTGGAAGAGGAAGACGCCTATAACTTCGGCCTCGACCAAGAGACCGACATTCGCCGCCGAGTCTGGAAGGACCCGCGAGCAGGCCGTATTACCTTCGCTGAGTGGGTCGAGGGCTGGTATGCCGGGCTCGACCTGGAATTGTCGACCATGGCGAATTACCGCAGCCTCATTAAGGGCCATCTGATGGCGCCCTTCGGGCCGCGCGCCCTAGCGGACATCACGCCTGAGGCCGTCAATATCTGGGAACGGGGGATTATCGCTGCCGGCTACTCCCCCAGCACCGCGACCACCGCGCGCGGTCTGTTGACGAACATCCTCGGTGACGCCGTCCGGCCGGGCCACATCGCCAGCAACCCGGCCGCACGGGTACGAGGCAAGGGGAAGAAGGGGGGGCGCCGGATCGCCGCGTGGGAGAGAGCGGCGAAGGTCTGGCCAAGCCCACGCGAGGCGCTTTTCGTCTCCGAGCGGGTCGCCGTCCTGTCCGGCCGGTGGCACGACTTCGTGATGCTGATCCTCAAGGCGTGGACGGGCATGCGCTGGGCGGAGGTCCTCGCCCTGACCCCAACGGCGGTGAAGGACCCGGGCATCATCCATGTCCATTGGAAGATCTATGAGAGCGAGGGCCCGTTCTACTGGGGGCGCCCGAAGGACGGCTCAATTCGGGATGTGCACATCCCGATGTGGCTATGGGAGATGGTCGCCGCAGTCGCGGCCGAGGCACGCAAATGTGCGTGCTCGGGGAGCTCGGCGCCATGGTGCCAAGGCCGGGTCGTGCTGTTCCTGGGGGAACGACAGCACCACCGGCGCAGCGACTTCGCGCGGATGTACTTCCGGCCAGCTGCTGACGGCATGTATCCGGAAGAGGGTGGCAAGTCGGCCCGCCCGGCACGACCAGTCCTGATCGACGCCGCCGCCCCGTGGCCGGGCGAGCCCTTGGTGGCGTGGCCGGCGGCTGTGCCTGGTGAGCCGTACGGCGCGCGGCGGGCGGTCCGGTCGTATCGGATGGGCGCGCCGAAGCCGGTGAACAGCCGGTCGCCGCGGGCCGCCCTGGTCGCCTACGCGATCGAGTGTGGCGCCGACCCGGCGGCGGTGAGGGGCATGACGCGCCCGGCGTTGTTCGACGCGTATGTGCGGTCACCGGTCGACGCGGTGGCGAGCTGGTTGCCGGTCCGGGCCGGGCTCACTCCGCACGGCCTACGCCATGGGCACCAGACGTGGCTGGATGAAGGCCGATGCGTGAGGACGGCGATCATCGACCGGATGGGCCACGAGGACCTGTCGATGCCCGGTAGGTACAGCCACCCGACCGAGGCCATGATCGCCGAGATTCTCGGGCTGCTTGATCGTTTGTGGGACGCGGCGATCCGGGAGCGGTTCGCGCTCGCGCCGAGCTCGTCGGTGGAGGTCCTCGACTCCGCGCTGAAGGCCTATCGCGAGGGGTCGGTCACCCCGCTGTTCTCCCCAAATTCTCCCCAACGCAACAGAGCCCGCCTCTCCAGCTAGGGAGAAACGGGCTCTGACCTGGGAGCCGCCTTGGGGAATCGAACCCCAGACCCCTTCATTACGAGTGAAGTGCTCTGGCCGACTGAGCTAAGGCGGCGTGCCGTGTTTCACCACGACCTACGGCAGTCTACAGGCTCCCAGGGCATTCCCGCGCACCGGAATCAGCCGATCTTGGGACACTGGGTTCCGTCAGCGGGGACGGTCAGATCGATCAGGTAGTCGTCCACCAGGCGATCCACGCACGCCGAACCGGTCAGGTAGGCAGTGTGGCCGTCCCCGTCGAAACCGACGAGGACGCCGGAGGAGAGCTGGGAGGCGAGGGCCTCGGACCACTGGTAAGGCGTGGCGGGGTCGCGTTCGGTGCCGACGACCATGATGGGCGGGGCTCCGGGAGCGTCGATCTTCTCCCGGGTTCCTGCCTTGACCGGCCAGTACGCGCAGGGCAGCGAGCCCCACATGACGTACGCGCCGAACAGGGGGGCTTCCCTGGCCGCCTCCCTGGCCGCCTTGGCGTAGGCGGCGGGGTCGCGGGGGTAGGTGCTGTCGACGCAGTTGACCGCCAGGTTGGACTCGGTCTGGTTGGTGTACTCGCCGTCCTCCCCACGGTCGACCAGCAGGTCGGCCATCCGGAGCAGGACGGTGCCGTCACCCTTCAGCGCCTGGGCCAGCGCCTGGCGGAGGACCGGCCATGCCTGCCGGTCGTAGAGCGGGGTGATCACACCGAGGATGGCCCAGGCCTCGGTCACCGTACGGTCGTCGCCGGTCCTGTTGGCCAGGGAGGCGGTGTCCGCCCTGCGGAGCAGCGCGGTGATCTCCGCACGGGCGGAGGCGACGGAGCCCTGGAAGGGGCAGTCGGTGGCCGCGAGGCAGTTTTCCAGGAACGCGTCCAGGGCGACCTCGAAACCGCGTGCCTGCGCGGTGTTCAGCTCCAGTGGGCCGAGCGATGGGTCCACCGCGCCGTCCAGGACGAGGGCGCGGACCCGGTTGGGGAAGAGGTCGGCGTAGACGGCGCCCAGCTGCGTGCCGTACGACTTGCCGAGGTAGGTGAGGTGGGAGTCACCGACGGCGGCACGCAGCAGGTCCATGTCCCTGGCGGCGTCGGCGGTGCCGACGTACGGCAGGAGCCTGCCCGATCGGGTCTCACATCCGGCGGCGAACCGTCGCGCCCCCTCCTCAAGCACGGTGACCTCTCCCGGCGAGTCGGGCGAGTTGTCGAGGCCGACGAAGGTGTCCAGTTCGCTCGGCGGCAGGCACCGGACGGGCGCGGACTCGCCGACCCCGCGCGGGTCGAAGCCCACGACGTCGAA
This window contains:
- a CDS encoding helix-turn-helix domain-containing protein, producing the protein MTQTNTVRQHGPAIRALRRKDGLSCAVLAERVGLHEQSLRNIELDRKPASWETLNAIARALRVEVAVVSHPGYPGQDGDER
- a CDS encoding alpha/beta hydrolase, producing the protein MRSRVTAVLAAVALLASACTGTDVPADASGGAGAGRGVAGAALGWNECEDGFECAKLAVPLDHRKPDGEKIELSVIRLPASGERIGSILLNPGGPGASGVQYARSARTAVSEAVRERFDVVGFDPRGVGESAPVRCLPPSELDTFVGLDNSPDSPGEVTVLEEGARRFAAGCETRSGRLLPYVGTADAARDMDLLRAAVGDSHLTYLGKSYGTQLGAVYADLFPNRVRALVLDGAVDPSLGPLELNTAQARGFEVALDAFLENCLAATDCPFQGSVASARAEITALLRRADTASLANRTGDDRTVTEAWAILGVITPLYDRQAWPVLRQALAQALKGDGTVLLRMADLLVDRGEDGEYTNQTESNLAVNCVDSTYPRDPAAYAKAAREAAREAPLFGAYVMWGSLPCAYWPVKAGTREKIDAPGAPPIMVVGTERDPATPYQWSEALASQLSSGVLVGFDGDGHTAYLTGSACVDRLVDDYLIDLTVPADGTQCPKIG